The Notolabrus celidotus isolate fNotCel1 unplaced genomic scaffold, fNotCel1.pri scaffold_313_arrow_ctg1, whole genome shotgun sequence DNA segment ggacacatataaacactccggacacatatgaacacacaggacacataaacacacaggacacatataaacacatataaacacaccggacacatataaacacatataaacacaccggacacatataaacactccggacacatatgaacacacaggacacataaacacacaggacacatataaacacaccggacacataaacacaccggacacatatgaacacactggacaaatataaacacaccggacacatataaacacaccggacacatatgaacacacaggacacataaacacacaggacacatataaacacatataaacacactggacacatgtaaacacatataaacacaccggacacatatgaacacatataaacacaccggacacatataaacacactggacacatgtaaacacatataaacacaccggacacatataaacacaccggacacatataaacacatataaacacaccggacacatataaacacatataaacacatataaacacaccggacacatatgaacacatataaacacaccggacacatataaacacactggacacatgtaaacacatataaacacaccggacacatataaacacaccggacacatataaacacatataaacacaccggacacatataaacacatataaacacatataaacacaccggacacatatgaacacacctgacacatatgaacacaccggacacaaaaGCTAGCAGTTTTTATGGTGAACTTTGCTTTGAAAAGCTGAAGTaatgctctcattatatgagcTCCTTTTTCACAGTAaatctcagaatcagaatcagaaagaactttaatcacaatgtatctcaagaatacaaagaatttgactccgGTATTTTTGCgtactccctgtacaaacataaatagacagacactaaaaatcaagaactaataaaaaagatataatatatatatgcatatatataaatatataagtacaaaaggcacgagtgcaataaaaagaaacaatagacaaacatgaTAACGTGCAATAGTGCAAGGATGAAGGTGGCTCTGTCCATGAAGGTAGCTGGTTTATGACACAGTGTTAAGTGTTCATCAGTGTGACGGCCTGGGGAAAGaaactgttcctgtgtctggatgtttttgcTCATCAACCTCTTTCTATTTCTTCAGGGTTTTACCCTTTCCTGAAAATCTACCAGTCTCTGCAGTTGGTCTACACCTCGGGCGTCTAGTGAGTACAAAAACATCACACGAGCAGATGCCTTCTTTTCTCCTCAGATGCCTTCTTTTCTCCTCagatgccttttttttctcctctgtctaACAGACAGATGTTGTTTATACAGAACACAATCTGTGTTTAGGTGTAGGCTGATATTTGCTTATGTTAAGGTTAATGTTGTTTACCACTGTTTTACCCAATGGAGACATGTTTGGACAGGTTTTATGTACGTTTTGAGCCCGTGTGctgttgtgctttttttcttacttctgTGAATGTGTATGTCCAGTGATCCCCAGAGCTCCAGAGCGAGGAAGCTGTGTGTGACTATGGAGCCAGCACTGCTTTTAAAGGGGGACATTATGGTAAGAAATAACTCATCCTAAGCTGTAAGCCActaattaaaaccttttttttttaattaaatcttATCCATTTTCATACTTCAAGTATGTCACTGAAATAACTTCAatgccttgtttttttttcacccaaaTCCTGCTGTCAAAGGCTTCCTTTCCCGTTACTAGTCTGCTGGCTTTGATACACTTTTGAGCCATTGCCTTTGAAAAGTGGtagattatttttaaaccaCTTAAGCTACAAATCCTCTGTGGACTATGAAAATGCTCACTTGATTATTTTCTTGCGCTTGTCTTGCATGTCTCTATGAGACGGTTAAAAGGCTTCAGAGCCCTTAGAGGCCTAGACAGAAATATATGAAAGACATCCAATTCAACTTCACAGAACCCTTCAACAAAGCATATGacgatttcatttttttgtgccTCTCGACTAATATGTCAACATTTTGAGACATTCCTTGTGTTTGTACATCACTCTGTATTACCTCTCTTCCTCCACCAGGTTAAATGCTACCACCGGCGGAGTcgagcagcagagagggaggtggTGTTCAGAGTCCAGTACCACACCTGCACTGTTCATGGAGCCCAGCTGTGGTTTGGCAAGACTGAGCTAGACATGGCGTGCACAGGTATCAAAAGCAGAGGCAGTTTAGTTCTCAGGAAATGTATGGACTCAAGAAGAATGAGCAGTTTTCTGTACTTAAGTAATAACTactcactcaactcaactcaaactttatttatagagaacGTTTAAAACAGCCGGGGtcgaccaaagtgctgtacagatcaaaaacagcacaaatggcaaacatagcatacaatGCAATACTAAAATATGTATAGAGTGCaaatttataataaaataagatagaataaaataaattaaaatgtaattaagattatgccagatgtccactcaaccttgattaaaacccagggagaagaggtgagtctttagagaggatttaaaaatcttgattgatcctgcagagcggatctgttggggcaggttgttccagagccgaggAGCAGCCTCCACAAAGGTTCGatcacctctggttttaagccTGGTTTTGGGAGTGACCAATAGCAACTGACCAGATGATCTCAGTGTCCTGGTTGGCAGGGACATGATACTGAAGAAGCTTggtcaggtactggggggctaggccattaagagctttaaaaacaaacaataacatttttaaatctattctGAAAACCAACCAGGAGCCAGTGCAGTGAAGCCAGTGAGGAGACaggcagcagcattttgtaccagctgcaggcggtGCAATAGTGAGTGGTCCAGGCCAAAATATAGTGAGTTACTAATCCAGTCGAgtgttaataaaagcatggattacagTCTCAAGATCTCTCTGTGGCAGGTTCCCCTTTACCTTTGAGAAGAGACtataacaatcaatcaatcaatccttatttatatagcgccaaatcacaacaaacgttatctcaggactcttttacaaacataggaggtctagaccactctatgtcaaattatgaacagagacccaacttcaaaacagggtaagactcagtctgaccccaccttaatccatcatgagcattgcacatcgcagtatttagctagttacagtggagaggacaaacttcctttaacaggcagaaacctccagcaggaccagactcatgttagacagccatcatgcctcgaccgagttgggtctggaaagacagatagaggggagtaagagagagaggcgctggagtccagaacgtttGAGCAGGAGgtcgtctacggcagctcagagggatctacgagacaagggagctcagggactccagaaaggtctatggttagtaactttaatgggacaggcagagttaaagtaagtgatgaaggggttggggggaagggggtgagctaggatcccagtgtgtcagtgcaccagttcccctggcagtctaggcctatagcagcataacaaaagctggtccaagcctaacAAAGAGATGTAGAGTGAAGAGTCAGACTATATAAGTGCTTTACTGCATTTAAACTTTTATAGATTAAAGCACGTGTACAAATGGAACCCCTCTGCTGTATATTTCTAGTTTTTCTATTGTTACCATAACTGTATTATTCAAGACCCACTCATCTCTCAGACTgttctggtgtttgtgtgtattttgagGCAGATACCGAACGACAGTGTCACTAAAGATGAAACAGTGCATGGCTAAGTAAGCAGTAGTCTCATGACAATTGCTCAGAGTGCTTTGAGCTGATGCATGCATATAACATTTAGTAAGATTATTATGCACATCCATGAATGAAAGTAGAAAGGaaatcatttttagtttttcctcAGTGGCTTTGGttcatttctcagatcagaattgaaattctcaaaactacttgttcaatcttcacatcattgcgtcacttgtgcacatcaaaaaagcagtttctcatttcttctttgaacaagttgcaaatgctttggcacatccatgcaaatggttatgtacaattctctgctgtttcctacgtTATCAAGTGCTCAtgtcataagataagataagataagataagatagtcctttactcgtcccacaagggggaaattcaagtgtcacagtaacaaagtagacagtgcaaaagaaatatataaagcaaacaagagcctataaagcaacaattattaaaaagtaaaattaaagaggtaaaacataagcatatcttacacacatatatatatatatatagatatacactatattaccaaaagtattcgctcacccatccaaatgatcagaatcaggtgtcctaatcacttggcctggccacaggggtataaaatcaagcacctaggcatgcagactgtttttacaaacacttgtgaaagaatgggccgctcccaggagctcagtgaattccagcgtggaactgtcataggatgccacctgtgcaacaaatccagtcgtgaaatttcctcattcctaaatattccacagtcaactgtcagctttattataagaaaatggaagagtttgggaacaacagcaactcagccacgaagtggtaggccatgtaaactgacggagaggggtcagcggatgctgaggcgcatagtgcaaagaggtcgccgactttctgcacagtcagttgctacagagctccaaacttcatgtggccttcagattagcccaagtacagtacgcagagagcttcatggaatgggtttccatggccgagcagctgcatccaagccatacatcaccaagtgcaatgcaaagcatcggatgcagtggtgtaaagcacgccgccactggaccatagagcagtggagacgcgttctctggagtgatgaatcgcactttttccatctggcaatctgatggacgagtctgggtttggaggttgccaggagaacggtacatttcggactgcattgtgccaagtgtgaaatttggtggaggaggaattatggtgtggggttgtttttcaggagctgggcttggccccttagttccagtgaaaggaactttgaatgcctcaggataccaaaccattttggacaattccattctcccaaccttgtgggaacagtttggagcgggccccttcctcttccaacatgactgtgcaccagtgcacacagcaaggtccataaagacgtggatgacagagtctggtgtggatgaacttgactggcctgcacagagtcctgacctgaacccgatagaacacctttgggatgaattagagcggagactgagagccaggccttctcgaccaacatcagtgtgtgacctcaccaatgagcttttggaagaatggtcaaaaattcctataaacacactcctcaaccttgtggacagccttcccagaagagttgaagctgtaatagctgcaaaaggtggaccgacatcatattgaaccctatgggttaggaatgggaaggcacttaagttcatatgtgagtcaaggcaggtgagcgaatacttttggtaatatagtgtatatatatatatatattattggttatagagtctttttcttcttcttcttcatccatccatccatccattatcttgaccgcttatcccgttaggggtcacggggggctggagcctatcccagctggcttcgggcggaaggcagggtacaccctggacaggtcgccaacctatcacagggctaacacagagagacagacaaccattcatgcacacactcacacctacggggcaattttagagtgatcaatcaacctgagcatgttttttggattgtgggaggaagccggagaacccggagagaacccacgcatgcacggggagaacacttcttcttcatgttgatcaaaatgtattataatgggtctctgttgaatagtctcaccctccacaacatttagacATTAGTTCATcacataagtcttcacatgcagaatggttgaacatgtcagaatatgtcagttaTATTTTGGaacatttccatcagacttatttttctaaatctgtcctgaattggtaaattgctcacagctgaatcttgactttctgtAAAGAAGGGAAATGTGTAAAGCTTtagatcaaccagttttctgaaatagctcaaaggtgcatctcatgaaccatcaactggcaagtatATATATAGCTGGAGCACAAGTCAAGtcaattcaactttatttatatagcacatttaaaaacaaccagtgttggccaaagtgctttacaagataaaaagtacaaagtacatgtaagagtaagagagagaggtgatagtgatgagacgagttgtagaagctgttgctgctggagtccagaaagtctgcagcaggaggacgtctacggcagctcagagggacctaggagacaagggagctcagggactccagaaaggtctatggttagtaactttaatgggacaggcagagttaaagtaagtgatgaaggggttggggggaagggggtgagctaggatcccagtgtgtcagtgtgccagttcccccgacagtctaagcctatagcagcataacaaaagctgttccaagcctgatccagctctaactataagctttatcaacaaggaaagttttaagcctactcttaaaagtggagagggtgtctgcctcccggaccctgaccggtagatgattccaaaggagaggggcctgataactgaaggttctacctcccatactacttttagagactttaggtacaactagcaagcctgcatgttgggagcgtagagttctagaggggtaatagggcactatgagctctttaagatacgagggtgtctgatttttaagagctttgtaggttaaaagaaggattttaaattctagaaatgtaccaaagcgactgagaaaagcTGTAGAAGTGTTCTGCTCTGTTCCCATTAAAAAGAGGGACAGCATCTTTATTTTagtatctttatttattcactttggTGTTTCTACTTCACAGATCACTCTTATTTgtctttgggttttttttatctcttcagTTATAGTCTGGATATTTCTGTCATTGCCTTCATGCTCGTCTTTTTGTAGATGACAGGTTCCCTCCTGATGCTACAGTCGAATTTATCTTCTCCAACGGGCCAGAAAAAATGAAAGGTGATTTTTACCAGCTATCTGTCTGTCACTGCATCATTTGGTGCATTTAGTACACTTagtatctttttcttttttacatttcctgtACTTCTTATCAAAATATCTTCCTTTGTAGGGGGAGAATACCGCAAAAATGATGCCTCCATCAAAGTGGACTTCAACACGTCAGACCCTGTGGTCAGGTGGGATTCTTATGAGAACTTCAACCTTCATCATCAAGACAGCATGGAAAGTAAGCCAtgtactaacacacacacacgcacatataaaaataattgaACACTGACAGTGTAAAATCAAATGTCACTCTTCAAACTCCCTTCCAGATATCTGTCACACAAGGGGCCCTCTGGACGGCAGCTTGTATGCCCAGGTGAGGAAGCGTCGTGGGCCCGGCTCCACTGCCTCAACAGCATCGATCAATGGATGCCTCACAAGCAGCCCAACAGTCAAACCTCAGCCTCCAAGCCCGCCCCAGCCTCTCGCCTACACCCCTGACTCTCAACGCTCCTCAATCCGCTCTGATTTCCTGGAAGACACTAAAGGCTGCCCAGAAAGGGAGAACATTAAATCTCCTTCAGGGAAAGCAGAAGGGGAAGACGGAGCAAAGGAGAAAacaagagggaaagaaagagacagagagactgcGATTTTGGATGATGGAGATCCATCAAGTCCTGGGGGAGTGAGGAAGGAGCATTTCTGCTGTGGCCGAGTAGGTGCAAAGTGTGGCGATGTTGGATGGGAGAGGGAAAGAGATCCCTGCCTCTCTAATGGTCATTGTCTCGGCCGCTGCAACAGCAttaaaaaacacccaaaaagCCAAACTCTGCCGGCCTTACCGTCCAAATCCATGTCCATGCCTCCTCATTCAACACACATGGAACTCTGCCATCGACATAGCTCACATCCTTTACCAGAGTTACCATGGGAACGCCCGcctccacccccacccccaccactGCCCTGCTTCCACAGGCCCTGCTACCCATACTCTAGCCCTGAACACGCCCACCCACATAGCCACACCCTCCCAGCCTCAAACAGACTCTGCACTGGGGACGAGTGTCACCTCTTCCATTATCCCACCCACAGCCCAGCCTCCCATCTCTCCCATCAATCACTGCCCTCCAGCCCCTACAGGGAAATGTTCTTTGGCTCTCCAACACTGTCCTCTGGTTGTTCCTGTCGGGACTGCTCCATCAGGAGAGAGCACCAATCAGCTCCGGTTAGAACATTCCACCCACTGCATCTGGACCAGTTAGAAAACCCTCACTGGTCCAAAGGAGCAGGGGTACAACCGACCAGAGAGGCGCCCCCACTGTGGGAAAGCGAGAATCCATGGGAATTGGGGAGAGAGGTGGAAGTCTGGCACTGCAAATCTGCCATTCCGGCATTTCGTGTCTGCCACTCCCCTTTGGATCAAGGTCAGAACCCAGAGCAGCCTAGATTTGCCACCAGTCCCCACCAAGGCTACCCCAGCCCCCAGTCTCTGGTGGATGTGCGGGATGGAACCAGCAGTGGGTACCACACTCCTTCACAACCCCGCCACTCCTGCCCCTGCTCTTCTTATCAGTCATCCCCAGCAGAAAGCCACGAGAGCCGTGGTTATGTATCAGGGTACCACTCTGAATCAGCCTCACCTCTGCCTGCTAGCAGCCCTTCTCCTGGGAGAGGCAGGCTGCCCGAGACCCCCACTGGATCTAAAGACCAGCAGCAAACTGAACACCTTAAAGGTGAGTGGTGGATACTGTAAGGATTAGTTCCTACAAAGAAAAAGCATTTTAGTTACTTCTTATGTCActtgttttacatttctttgtatACCTTCATCTGACCTAGTTAATCTCGCCTCTTTAAGTAGAACAAGGCAAGGCTGATGTGGAAGATGATATGTCCCAGGGTTCAGAAAGTAAATCAGACTCCACCAATGGCCAGTCAAGCACCACTGGAATGGACTCTGACCATGACTACACAGTCATTGGTAGCAGCAGtccaacacacacagaagacagGTTGGTGTAACTTTGAATTTTGACAACCACTAAATGGAAATGAAATCATACTCActttatttttgcctttttcaaAGTGTAACTGCTGATAGCCCTCCTCAGAGCCAAGAACACTCCAAACATTTGGAGTCCAGCTCAAATGGTGGCCAATCTATGACACCACTCccaagagaaacacaaagccaGAACTCCAATGTATCCTTAAACTCCACACAACCATCAAGTGAGAGAGGTTCAAGTTCTGATGGAAAGCTTGGAGAAGCCAAGATCCAAGGAAGTGCAGAAGGAACCAACCAAGTGCACACTTCAAGTTATGCCGCTGTCTTCATCACTCCAGTCCAAGTGCAACTGAATGGCTCTTTACTTCCAAGTGATACCCcgtctgacagcagcagcagcagagttgtATCCATGAACCCATCAGCCAGCTCTAGCCCTTCCACCACTTCTCCAAATTCTCCTATTGGCTCCCCAGACCCCATGTCATCTCCTCAGCGCTCCACATCGGCTTCAGACGTAGCGGGACAAAGGCTGACACCGGACAGAGACAGCTCAACAGACACCAAACCACCATCACCAGTGCCTGATGGATATCACACACCAACCTTCCCCATGGCGTCATATTACTACCCACTGCTGAACGTCCCTCATGTACCGTACACTGGGTACACTGCGGTTACCATCCCAGCCATCCAGCCCCCACTCCCTGAGAAAAAACGGCTTTCAAACACAGCAGGAGCCCTTAATGGACACAACTCTCTACTCCGAGTGTCCTCTGCTCCATCCCCGACACACCATGTTAGTTTCTCCCAAGCTGTAGGGGAGCAGAGACGGGGGTCTGCACAATTCAGCTGCAGGGATGACTCGGACAACAGGGTCAATGCCAAATTTGTGCAGGACAGCTCGAAATACTGGTACAAGCCAGGCATCTCCAGAGACCAAGGTGAGCGGATTAATGAAGCATGAGGAAGGATGTGCAACGTTGTTATTCATCATTATTCATTTACCCAAACAGCAGCTTAACCTCAGACATGTAACCTTTCTGTGCAATTTCTATTTGTCACTACAGCACCCTAATTCTACTGTGTCTTATCTTTGTAGCGATAGCTGTTTTGAAGGATAAAGAGCCAGGAACCTTCCTCATCAGAGATAGCAACTCTTTCCAGGGGGCGTATGGTCTCGCTCTTAAGGTGGCAACCCCGCCTCCCAATGCCAACATCATTGGAATCAAAGGTATCCATTATAAATGTGTTACTAATAGGAATGAGCTAGCTTCCAATGGGCCTTAAGCATAATTTAAAATACACAATGACTGAATGTATAATTCAGTTGCTTTAATTCCAGGGTACTGTTCTGCTGTCTGACATTGTTTCTTTAAGCTTTGTGAGGTTCTTGACTGAGGGATAAGACCTAGAAGTATCTAAGACGCAATCATGAAAGGAGATGCCAGTTTCTCTacaccaggcatgtccaaagtacggcccgggggccaaacatggcccaaggtccatttatttatggccccaagcttccatcttaaaatgtgttatttataaagaaaggtactttattaagaaattctattttttcactcatgctattttttggacatgctacacatacagttttttttacatacaatacatacaaatgcacacacatgtttagggagagatgtcagagtgaggagttGGGGGTACGGTGCCTTGCTCAGgtgcacctcagcagtgcccaggcaagtgaaccagcacttctccagccaccagtccacttgccaaacgtcgtccatgctgggactcgatcCGGCAACCCTTTGGTTCCCatgccaagtccctatggactgagctacatactatggttgtcacacactatggggttggttgtcacacactatggggttggttgtcacacactatagggttggttgtcacacactatggggttggttgtcacacactatggggttggtagtcacacactatggggttggttgtcacacactatggggttggttgtcacacactatggggttggtagtcacacactggggttggttgttacacactatggggttggttgttacacactatggggttggttgtcacacactatggggttggttgtcacacactatggggttggttgtcacacactatggggttggttgttacagactacagggttggttgtcacacactattgggttggttgtcacacactatggggttggttgtcacacactatggggttggttgttacagactacagggttggttgtcacacactacagggttggttgtcacacactattgggttggttgtcacacagtaCGTggatggttgtcacaatggtatttcaatgtgaaaaatctttttaaaaaggcaagaaggcagaactaaatttgaaagtgatagacaagtgataggcctacataacttaatgcattttaacatacaatgaggaacatgaacaggaaacacatctttaggccagcctagataacaacataaagaacaaaacaaataggctgaacaataatggccgactcaactaggctacatgcagtcactgtctgagttacagtgatggaacatgtagggtctgcacactccaactcatttcaccatgcatgattttgccaacataggggttggttgtttcatgtgacgaccaaccccaaagagaatgtgacgaccaaccccaactggaatttttttaacaaccatctaacaactacttagctagctaataaaaatctaaactatagctttcccctcacactttgtaagggtaacacttgttttgttataaagccatcgtttaaaagcctagaagaaaaatactgaggagctgaatatttacaatttgacatgaaaaacacaaaaagtcctctcacctcaagttcagctgtcttactccagagaagactatgtaggtgagctctgatcctaattctggaaatgtccataccccaatttgagagacagcgccctctggtggtgagatataacaagtgtgccaaccaaccccgttctcccctacttgtATTAAATTTGAGTTATGAGCTAAACAGGCTTGTTTTTTGAGTAACCCTCATTATAACTCGTATGCCTTACTGTGTAtcacttacattttttaaagtggcACTTACAgagtaaaacaaattaaaaccatgagtttttaattatttttgatgGACCAAATGAAAGATGATGTTTTGACAGGTTCATGATAATTAGGATCCTATATCTTCTGTATTTCCATCTGTAAATTATCATAGAATATGCTCTGCAGCAAGAAAGTCTGTCATGTTTTTCatcctcacctctctctcctcctcctcccctcctcctctcccaggGGACCCTCTGGAACAGCTGGTGAGACACTTCCTCATCGAGACAGGGCCACGGGGAGTGAAGATCAAGGGCTGTCAGAACGAGTCCTACTTTGGTCAGTTA contains these protein-coding regions:
- the LOC117809633 gene encoding tensin-2-like isoform X1, which encodes MEHVMEHHYDFDLTYITERIISVFFLPDLEEQRYRRNLQEVASMLKSKHQDKFLLLNLSEKRHDITRLNPKVQDFGWPDLHAPPLDRICAVCKAMETWLTTDPLNVVVLHCKGNKGKTGVIVAAYMHYSKISAGADQALTTLAMRKFCEDKVSSSLQPSQNRYIYYFGGLLSGTIKMNSSPLFLHQILIPSLPNFQAGGGFYPFLKIYQSLQLVYTSGVYDPQSSRARKLCVTMEPALLLKGDIMVKCYHRRSRAAEREVVFRVQYHTCTVHGAQLWFGKTELDMACTDDRFPPDATVEFIFSNGPEKMKGGEYRKNDASIKVDFNTSDPVVRWDSYENFNLHHQDSMENICHTRGPLDGSLYAQVRKRRGPGSTASTASINGCLTSSPTVKPQPPSPPQPLAYTPDSQRSSIRSDFLEDTKGCPERENIKSPSGKAEGEDGAKEKTRGKERDRETAILDDGDPSSPGGVRKEHFCCGRVGAKCGDVGWERERDPCLSNGHCLGRCNSIKKHPKSQTLPALPSKSMSMPPHSTHMELCHRHSSHPLPELPWERPPPPPPPPLPCFHRPCYPYSSPEHAHPHSHTLPASNRLCTGDECHLFHYPTHSPASHLSHQSLPSSPYREMFFGSPTLSSGCSCRDCSIRREHQSAPVRTFHPLHLDQLENPHWSKGAGVQPTREAPPLWESENPWELGREVEVWHCKSAIPAFRVCHSPLDQGQNPEQPRFATSPHQGYPSPQSLVDVRDGTSSGYHTPSQPRHSCPCSSYQSSPAESHESRGYVSGYHSESASPLPASSPSPGRGRLPETPTGSKDQQQTEHLKVEQGKADVEDDMSQGSESKSDSTNGQSSTTGMDSDHDYTVIGSSSPTHTEDSVTADSPPQSQEHSKHLESSSNGGQSMTPLPRETQSQNSNVSLNSTQPSSERGSSSDGKLGEAKIQGSAEGTNQVHTSSYAAVFITPVQVQLNGSLLPSDTPSDSSSSRVVSMNPSASSSPSTTSPNSPIGSPDPMSSPQRSTSASDVAGQRLTPDRDSSTDTKPPSPVPDGYHTPTFPMASYYYPLLNVPHVPYTGYTAVTIPAIQPPLPEKKRLSNTAGALNGHNSLLRVSSAPSPTHHVSFSQAVGEQRRGSAQFSCRDDSDNRVNAKFVQDSSKYWYKPGISRDQAIAVLKDKEPGTFLIRDSNSFQGAYGLALKVATPPPNANIIGIKGDPLEQLVRHFLIETGPRGVKIKGCQNESYFGSLSALVYQHSITPISLPCALHIPEKDLVGELQAVQSTTNTSTAADLLKQGAACNVLYLNSVETESLTGPEAVSKATKCTLALSPRPLATVVHFKVSAQGITLTDSKRRLFFRRHYPISSVTFSSLDPQDQRWTNSDCTSSKMFGFVARRTGSATENVCHLFAEMDPEQPAVAIVNFINKVMLGPQLHR
- the LOC117809633 gene encoding tensin-2-like isoform X2; amino-acid sequence: MEHVMEHHYDFDLTYITERIISVFFLPDLEEQRYRRNLQEVASMLKSKHQDKFLLLNLSEKRHDITRLNPKVQDFGWPDLHAPPLDRICAVCKAMETWLTTDPLNVVVLHCKGNKGKTGVIVAAYMHYSKISAGADQALTTLAMRKFCEDKVSSSLQPSQNRYIYYFGGLLSGTIKMNSSPLFLHQILIPSLPNFQAGGGFYPFLKIYQSLQLVYTSGVYDPQSSRARKLCVTMEPALLLKGDIMVKCYHRRSRAAEREVVFRVQYHTCTVHGAQLWFGKTELDMACTDDRFPPDATVEFIFSNGPEKMKGGEYRKNDASIKVDFNTSDPVVRWDSYENFNLHHQDSMENICHTRGPLDGSLYAQVRKRRGPGSTASTASINGCLTSSPTVKPQPPSPPQPLAYTPDSQRSSIRSDFLEDTKGCPERENIKSPSGKAEGEDGAKEKTRGKERDRETAILDDGDPSSPGGVRKEHFCCGRVGAKCGDVGWERERDPCLSNGHCLGRCNSIKKHPKSQTLPALPSKSMSMPPHSTHMELCHRHSSHPLPELPWERPPPPPPPPLPCFHRPCYPYSSPEHAHPHSHTLPASNRLCTGDECHLFHYPTHSPASHLSHQSLPSSPYREMFFGSPTLSSGCSCRDCSIRREHQSAPVRTFHPLHLDQLENPHWSKGAGVQPTREAPPLWESENPWELGREVEVWHCKSAIPAFRVCHSPLDQGQNPEQPRFATSPHQGYPSPQSLVDVRDGTSSGYHTPSQPRHSCPCSSYQSSPAESHESRGYVSGYHSESASPLPASSPSPGRGRLPETPTGSKDQQQTEHLKEQGKADVEDDMSQGSESKSDSTNGQSSTTGMDSDHDYTVIGSSSPTHTEDSVTADSPPQSQEHSKHLESSSNGGQSMTPLPRETQSQNSNVSLNSTQPSSERGSSSDGKLGEAKIQGSAEGTNQVHTSSYAAVFITPVQVQLNGSLLPSDTPSDSSSSRVVSMNPSASSSPSTTSPNSPIGSPDPMSSPQRSTSASDVAGQRLTPDRDSSTDTKPPSPVPDGYHTPTFPMASYYYPLLNVPHVPYTGYTAVTIPAIQPPLPEKKRLSNTAGALNGHNSLLRVSSAPSPTHHVSFSQAVGEQRRGSAQFSCRDDSDNRVNAKFVQDSSKYWYKPGISRDQAIAVLKDKEPGTFLIRDSNSFQGAYGLALKVATPPPNANIIGIKGDPLEQLVRHFLIETGPRGVKIKGCQNESYFGSLSALVYQHSITPISLPCALHIPEKDLVGELQAVQSTTNTSTAADLLKQGAACNVLYLNSVETESLTGPEAVSKATKCTLALSPRPLATVVHFKVSAQGITLTDSKRRLFFRRHYPISSVTFSSLDPQDQRWTNSDCTSSKMFGFVARRTGSATENVCHLFAEMDPEQPAVAIVNFINKVMLGPQLHR